A genomic segment from Thermotoga neapolitana DSM 4359 encodes:
- a CDS encoding glycerol-3-phosphate acyltransferase yields the protein MKIVLSLLIGYLLGSILPAYFLVKAFVGVDVRNVGTKHAGTTNVYRIAGLWPAVVTAFYDTTKGVLAVQISKAMGQSDFIALLSGYFAVIGHIFPFYLQFRGGKGAATSVGLLLFFLWNTWLRFPVWWFLSDLFVLLSLVLVLLWSSKKGDVVGLFVLPALGLLLSLRKVDHLWFLWVLVGTLWMINLRNVLEEKVIKLGEAGWRVLIRPSAFLLLFLGLKMEKEKFLLLVVIVFSIFLLADISRLISRRIHRFFHEELENRIYRSGERKKISSMTLFLLGVLLSFLLFEKEISFAAGCFLIFGDMTAKVVGVSFGRKRLFHKSFEGTMAAFAVNLFVAYAIFLSGLMDFLPVFLGSVVATTCEVLPLSIDDNVSVPVFSSLVMNLF from the coding sequence GTGAAAATAGTTCTTTCACTTCTGATCGGATATCTTCTTGGAAGTATTCTGCCCGCTTATTTTCTTGTGAAGGCATTTGTCGGAGTGGACGTGAGGAATGTGGGAACAAAGCACGCTGGAACCACAAACGTCTACAGAATTGCCGGATTGTGGCCGGCTGTTGTGACGGCTTTTTACGATACAACGAAAGGTGTTCTTGCTGTTCAAATTTCAAAGGCGATGGGCCAGTCAGATTTTATAGCACTTCTGTCTGGCTATTTTGCTGTGATCGGACACATCTTTCCCTTCTATCTGCAGTTCAGGGGAGGAAAAGGAGCGGCAACGAGTGTAGGACTTCTTCTTTTCTTTCTCTGGAATACCTGGTTAAGGTTTCCAGTATGGTGGTTTCTTTCGGATCTGTTTGTCCTTTTGTCTCTTGTACTTGTTCTCCTCTGGAGCAGCAAAAAGGGAGACGTCGTCGGTTTGTTTGTTCTTCCTGCACTTGGTTTGCTCCTTTCTCTGAGGAAGGTTGATCACCTCTGGTTTCTCTGGGTCCTTGTGGGTACACTCTGGATGATCAATCTGAGAAACGTTCTTGAGGAAAAGGTCATCAAACTGGGGGAGGCTGGCTGGAGAGTTCTGATCAGACCCTCTGCTTTTTTGCTCCTTTTTCTTGGATTGAAGATGGAAAAGGAAAAATTTTTGCTTCTTGTGGTGATAGTTTTCTCCATTTTTCTTCTGGCAGACATCTCAAGGTTGATCAGCCGCAGAATTCACAGGTTTTTCCACGAGGAACTCGAGAACAGAATCTACAGAAGTGGTGAAAGAAAGAAGATCTCCTCCATGACACTGTTTCTACTTGGAGTACTTCTCAGTTTTCTGCTCTTTGAAAAGGAAATCTCTTTCGCAGCAGGATGTTTTCTCATCTTCGGTGATATGACCGCAAAGGTTGTCGGGGTCTCCTTTGGGAGGAAAAGACTGTTTCACAAAAGTTTCGAAGGAACGATGGCGGCCTTTGCCGTTAACCTCTTTGTTGCTTATGCGATCTTTCTTTCGGGATTGATGGATTTTCTTCCTGTCTTTCTTGGCAGCGTGGTTGCCACAACATGTGAGGTTCTTCCTCTGTCGATAGATGACAACGTATCCGTTCCTGTTTTCTCTTCTCTTGTGATGAACCTGTTTTGA
- a CDS encoding cyclase family protein → MFIELSYPIEEKMMTYPDNPPTRFEVVDRIEQGDIANTTMIHHFSHTGTHVDAPYHFCKDGWTLDEIPLEYFIFDHPVIVNREKAPMELFTLEDLKGVDLTGADLLMFRSGFSRFRIEDPATYRFLFPGISPELARFLREEVPSLRAIMLDFLSADPIVSGAKEGYPAHRWLLSKKFSRKRPIIIFEDVNLEPIVERKIKRVIALPVRFKGLDGGPVSVLAEVE, encoded by the coding sequence ATGTTCATAGAACTATCTTACCCCATTGAAGAGAAAATGATGACCTATCCAGATAACCCTCCGACTCGCTTTGAAGTGGTGGACAGAATCGAGCAGGGAGATATCGCCAACACCACGATGATTCATCATTTTTCACACACGGGAACCCACGTGGATGCTCCGTATCATTTTTGCAAAGACGGCTGGACTCTGGATGAGATACCACTTGAGTACTTCATATTCGATCATCCTGTGATCGTGAACAGAGAAAAAGCTCCCATGGAACTTTTCACGCTGGAAGATCTGAAGGGAGTAGACCTGACCGGGGCAGATCTTCTCATGTTCAGATCAGGCTTTTCTAGGTTCAGAATAGAAGATCCTGCCACTTACAGATTCCTGTTTCCTGGAATCTCTCCTGAACTTGCAAGATTTTTGAGAGAAGAAGTTCCCTCGCTCAGGGCGATCATGCTCGATTTTCTCAGTGCCGATCCCATCGTTTCGGGAGCAAAAGAAGGATACCCTGCACACAGATGGCTTCTTTCGAAAAAGTTCAGCAGAAAAAGACCGATCATCATCTTTGAGGATGTGAACTTGGAACCCATCGTTGAAAGAAAGATAAAGCGTGTGATAGCACTTCCGGTGAGATTCAAGGGACTGGATGGAGGGCCTGTCAGCGTGCTGGCAGAGGTGGAATGA
- a CDS encoding transglutaminase-like domain-containing protein: MEFLVYSLPEEIAREEALGNFSTALKLIDEFLKKDLPELQRKRLIYEKERIERLIEDYPFSEKEALEKLKEMFEDFSEEEFHRLLKEGILDYIVVNGERRFERRFFHNLAFAKPEYRERLRKKDEKVEKARKILHDRLERLTKGEKPKEYLVRARVTLRLKKTSSRNRVWLPFPKEGFQIENVKLLKTSHKNFYLAPNDVPQRTIYFEGKDSVYFVEFEYTVREWINRVDPEVVEEPGHFEEFLRKEPPHIVFTPKLRWLTREVVGDEENPYLRAKRIYDWITFNVRYSYVKPYALYENITDFVVNNLKGDCGFQALLFITMCRIAGIPARWQSGWYINPIFASPHDWALFYIEPYGWLPADLSFGGARKEREDFRSFYFGNLDGFRMVANDDFMKSFDPEPRYIRQDPTDNQVGEAEGEDGRLPFESTLEVLSFEEV; this comes from the coding sequence ATGGAGTTTCTCGTATACAGTTTACCAGAAGAGATCGCCAGGGAAGAAGCCCTGGGGAACTTTTCCACTGCTTTGAAACTGATCGATGAATTCCTGAAAAAAGACCTCCCAGAACTTCAGCGAAAAAGACTCATCTACGAAAAAGAAAGAATAGAAAGACTCATCGAAGATTATCCTTTCAGCGAAAAAGAGGCCCTCGAGAAACTCAAAGAGATGTTTGAAGATTTCTCCGAAGAAGAGTTTCACCGTCTTCTAAAGGAAGGAATTCTTGACTACATTGTTGTGAATGGAGAAAGAAGATTTGAAAGGCGCTTCTTTCACAACCTTGCCTTCGCAAAACCAGAGTACAGAGAAAGACTCAGAAAAAAAGATGAAAAAGTCGAAAAGGCACGAAAAATCCTCCATGACCGTCTTGAACGTCTCACAAAGGGTGAAAAACCAAAGGAATATCTCGTGAGGGCAAGGGTTACTCTGAGGCTGAAGAAAACTTCTTCCAGAAACCGTGTCTGGCTTCCGTTCCCGAAAGAGGGTTTTCAGATCGAAAACGTGAAACTTCTGAAAACAAGCCACAAGAACTTCTACCTGGCACCGAACGATGTTCCACAGAGAACGATATACTTCGAAGGAAAAGACTCCGTTTATTTCGTGGAGTTCGAGTACACCGTGAGGGAGTGGATAAACCGTGTTGATCCCGAAGTGGTCGAAGAACCTGGACATTTCGAAGAATTTCTGAGGAAAGAGCCACCTCACATCGTCTTCACACCGAAACTCAGATGGCTCACCAGAGAAGTTGTGGGAGACGAGGAAAATCCGTACCTCAGGGCAAAGAGAATCTACGACTGGATCACGTTCAACGTGAGGTACTCTTATGTGAAACCGTACGCTCTCTACGAGAACATCACGGATTTTGTGGTGAACAACCTGAAGGGTGATTGTGGTTTCCAGGCTTTGCTGTTCATAACGATGTGCAGGATCGCTGGGATTCCGGCAAGGTGGCAGTCTGGATGGTACATAAACCCCATCTTTGCTTCCCCACACGACTGGGCACTTTTCTACATCGAACCTTACGGGTGGCTTCCAGCGGATCTTTCCTTTGGAGGTGCAAGGAAGGAAAGGGAAGATTTCAGAAGTTTCTACTTTGGAAACCTGGATGGTTTCAGAATGGTGGCAAACGACGATTTCATGAAGAGTTTTGACCCAGAGCCACGCTACATCAGGCAGGATCCCACTGACAATCAGGTGGGAGAAGCAGAGGGAGAAGATGGAAGGCTTCCATTCGAAAGCACTCTGGAAGTTTTGAGTTTTGAGGAGGTGTGA
- a CDS encoding L-Ala-D/L-Glu epimerase, producing the protein MSKIVDVKFTLRRHEYEKPFHITGSISSESRNVEVEITLESGIRGYGEASPSFRVNGERVEALLAVENVVKDMITGFDVRNYAKIFEITDKLFAFPSLKAAVQFAVLDALAQELDVQVCHLLGGAKSRIETDKTVGIDSIEKRVEEARKIFEEGFRVIKIKVGENLKEDIEAMMEIAKVTKGAKYIVDANMGYSPKEAVEFVKKIYQAGIDISVYEQPVRREDIDGLKFVRFHSPFPVAADESARTKFDVMRLVKEEAVDYVNIKLMKSGISDALAIVKIAEASGLKLMIGCMGESSLGINQSVHFALGTGAFEYHDLDSHLMLKEEKFRGKFIQEGPEMRVREE; encoded by the coding sequence ATGTCGAAAATAGTGGACGTGAAGTTCACCCTCAGAAGGCACGAGTACGAAAAGCCCTTCCATATAACAGGGAGCATCTCCTCTGAGAGCAGAAACGTGGAGGTCGAGATCACACTCGAGAGCGGGATCAGGGGTTATGGAGAGGCCTCTCCTTCGTTCAGGGTGAACGGAGAGAGGGTGGAGGCTCTTCTGGCAGTAGAAAACGTGGTGAAGGACATGATCACCGGCTTTGACGTTCGAAACTACGCGAAGATCTTTGAGATCACGGATAAACTATTTGCTTTCCCGAGTTTGAAAGCGGCCGTTCAGTTTGCGGTGCTCGACGCTCTGGCGCAGGAACTCGACGTTCAGGTGTGTCATCTTCTTGGAGGTGCAAAGAGCAGGATAGAAACGGACAAAACGGTGGGAATAGATTCCATAGAGAAGCGAGTGGAGGAGGCAAGAAAGATCTTCGAAGAAGGCTTCAGGGTGATAAAGATCAAAGTGGGAGAAAACCTGAAGGAAGACATCGAAGCGATGATGGAGATAGCAAAGGTCACAAAAGGTGCAAAGTACATCGTAGATGCGAACATGGGCTACTCCCCGAAGGAAGCGGTGGAGTTTGTAAAGAAGATCTACCAAGCAGGAATAGACATCTCCGTTTATGAACAACCTGTGAGAAGAGAGGATATAGACGGTCTGAAGTTTGTGAGGTTTCACTCTCCGTTTCCTGTAGCGGCGGACGAATCTGCAAGAACAAAGTTTGACGTGATGAGACTGGTGAAAGAAGAGGCGGTGGACTATGTGAACATCAAACTCATGAAGTCCGGCATCTCCGATGCCCTGGCCATAGTGAAGATTGCAGAAGCATCGGGACTGAAACTCATGATAGGATGTATGGGAGAGTCCAGTCTTGGAATCAACCAGAGCGTGCACTTTGCCCTTGGAACGGGTGCGTTCGAATACCACGATCTGGACAGTCATCTTATGTTGAAGGAAGAAAAATTCAGAGGAAAGTTCATCCAGGAAGGTCCAGAAATGAGGGTGAGAGAAGAATGA
- a CDS encoding IGHMBP2 family helicase, whose translation MTVHQFVKKLIKLVELERNAEISAMLDEIKRLSGEEREKKGRAILGLTGKFVGEELGYFFVRFGRRKEIDTEIGVGDLVLISKGTPLKSDYTGTVVEKGTRFITVAVDRLPPWKLKNVRIDLFASDITFRRQIENLMGLSPEGKRCLEFLLGKREPEESVEEEFVPFDEGLNESQREAVSLALGSSDFFLIHGPFGTGKTRTLVEYIRQETARGRKLLVTAESNLAVDNLVERLWGSVSLVRIGHPSRVSPHLKESTLAHQIETHDEYTKVKEMKENLSKLIEKRDRFTKPSPQWRRGLSDEKILEYAEKNWSARGVPKERIKEMAEWIKLNNQIQEMRELIEEKEEAIARSIVRKAQVVLSTNSSAALDIVSGILFDVVVVDEASQATIPSILIPISRGKKFVLAGDHKQLPPTILSEEARDLSRTLFEELIRLYPEKSVLLDTQYRMNEILMEFPSREFYDGKLKADDSVKNITLLDLGVESPNFDKLWDVILSPKNVLVFVDTRNRPDRFERQRKDSPSRENPLEARLVKEIVEKLISMGVKEEWIGVITPYDDQVDLVRTLLEEKVEVHSVDGFQGREKEVIIISFVRSNKNGEIGFLEDLRRLNVSLTRAKRKLIAIGDSSTLSVHPTYRRFVEFARKKGTYVIL comes from the coding sequence ATGACGGTTCATCAGTTTGTGAAGAAACTCATAAAACTTGTGGAACTCGAAAGAAACGCCGAGATCTCCGCCATGCTCGATGAAATAAAGCGGCTCTCCGGAGAAGAAAGAGAAAAGAAGGGCCGTGCCATTCTCGGTCTTACGGGAAAGTTCGTGGGAGAGGAACTCGGCTACTTCTTTGTGAGGTTTGGAAGAAGAAAAGAGATAGACACGGAAATCGGAGTGGGAGATCTTGTTCTCATAAGCAAGGGAACCCCCCTGAAAAGCGATTACACGGGAACGGTGGTAGAGAAGGGAACAAGATTCATCACCGTTGCAGTCGACAGACTGCCTCCCTGGAAACTCAAAAACGTCAGAATAGACCTGTTTGCAAGCGATATCACCTTCAGAAGACAGATAGAGAACCTGATGGGACTTTCACCGGAGGGTAAGAGGTGTCTGGAGTTTCTCCTCGGAAAGAGAGAGCCAGAAGAGTCGGTCGAAGAGGAGTTCGTTCCCTTCGACGAAGGTCTCAACGAAAGTCAGAGAGAGGCTGTGTCTCTTGCCCTTGGAAGTTCTGACTTTTTCCTCATCCACGGTCCCTTCGGGACGGGAAAGACAAGAACCCTTGTGGAGTACATCAGACAGGAGACAGCGCGTGGAAGAAAACTTCTTGTCACAGCAGAGAGCAACCTCGCGGTGGACAACCTGGTGGAGAGGTTGTGGGGAAGTGTGTCCCTTGTGAGAATCGGCCATCCCTCGAGGGTGTCACCACACCTGAAAGAATCCACCCTCGCACACCAGATAGAAACTCACGATGAATATACGAAGGTGAAGGAGATGAAGGAAAATCTTTCAAAACTGATCGAGAAAAGGGACAGATTCACAAAACCGTCTCCCCAGTGGAGAAGAGGTCTGAGTGATGAAAAGATCCTGGAATACGCCGAAAAAAACTGGAGCGCCAGGGGAGTTCCAAAGGAAAGGATAAAAGAGATGGCTGAGTGGATAAAGCTGAACAATCAGATTCAGGAAATGCGAGAGTTGATCGAAGAAAAGGAAGAGGCGATAGCGAGAAGCATCGTGAGGAAGGCACAGGTGGTGCTCTCCACCAACTCGTCCGCCGCCCTCGATATAGTCTCTGGTATTCTCTTCGACGTCGTGGTGGTGGACGAGGCATCTCAGGCAACGATTCCCAGCATTCTGATTCCCATCTCCAGAGGAAAAAAGTTCGTTCTTGCAGGAGATCACAAACAACTTCCTCCAACGATACTTTCAGAGGAAGCAAGGGATCTGTCCAGAACACTCTTTGAAGAACTCATAAGGCTCTATCCTGAAAAGTCCGTTCTTCTCGACACCCAGTACCGGATGAATGAAATTTTGATGGAATTTCCAAGCAGGGAATTCTACGATGGAAAACTCAAAGCAGACGACAGCGTAAAAAACATCACCCTCCTCGATCTTGGTGTGGAGTCACCGAACTTCGACAAACTCTGGGATGTAATTCTCTCACCAAAGAACGTGCTTGTGTTTGTGGACACCAGAAACAGACCTGACAGGTTTGAAAGGCAAAGGAAAGACTCTCCGTCGAGGGAAAATCCTCTGGAAGCCAGGCTGGTGAAAGAAATCGTGGAAAAACTCATCTCCATGGGGGTCAAAGAAGAATGGATCGGGGTCATTACGCCCTACGATGACCAGGTGGATCTGGTAAGAACGCTTCTGGAAGAAAAGGTGGAAGTGCACAGTGTGGATGGGTTTCAGGGAAGGGAAAAAGAGGTGATCATCATATCCTTTGTGAGGTCCAACAAAAACGGTGAGATAGGTTTTCTCGAAGATCTCAGACGACTCAACGTCTCCCTCACAAGGGCCAAAAGAAAGTTGATAGCAATAGGAGATTCCAGCACGCTTTCTGTTCATCCAACATACAGAAGATTTGTAGAGTTTGCAAGGAAGAAGGGAACTTACGTAATACTCTGA
- a CDS encoding YkvA family protein → MEGREYLNRFLKGKSEEEIIEKSRKYVENEEEILEGAFRNIAEVFEEFKTFLSMLKDFFTGEYKDVPGGTIAAASLAIFYYVFPFDIIPDIIPVAGWIDDITVIKFLWNLVREDLQKYMAWKGKQRKRKQKVFA, encoded by the coding sequence ATGGAAGGAAGAGAATATCTGAACAGGTTTCTCAAAGGAAAAAGCGAGGAGGAAATCATCGAAAAATCGAGAAAATACGTAGAGAACGAAGAAGAAATTCTTGAAGGTGCATTTAGAAACATAGCAGAAGTTTTTGAAGAGTTCAAAACATTTCTTTCGATGCTGAAGGACTTTTTCACAGGAGAATATAAAGATGTCCCCGGGGGAACTATTGCTGCAGCGTCTCTCGCTATTTTCTACTACGTCTTTCCTTTCGACATAATACCGGACATCATACCTGTTGCTGGTTGGATTGATGACATTACAGTTATAAAGTTCCTCTGGAATCTCGTTAGGGAAGATTTGCAGAAATACATGGCCTGGAAGGGGAAACAGAGGAAGAGGAAACAGAAAGTGTTTGCTTGA
- the cas6 gene encoding CRISPR-associated endoribonuclease Cas6 — MRIKINFQTTKARIPLNYNYFLSSFIYKRLAAQNENFARFLHESGYGKRFKFFTFSQLFFENSKVDGDKIVIFPGRGWWHISSPVVDFVRYMFSSLSEDPVIRVGKTEFFVQSITVEESLPALSEYNFVMISPLVVSVPEEKNGKLVHRYLHPCEEEFYEAFKKNLYKKYRIFYGKDPEGDVEIIPDWNYIKSRERITKRIKLKDVFVRAVVFPFRMRGDRKLVEIGYETGFGEKNSMGFGMVALKENKP, encoded by the coding sequence ATGAGAATAAAAATCAATTTTCAAACTACCAAAGCCAGAATTCCTCTGAACTACAATTACTTTCTTTCATCCTTTATCTACAAAAGACTGGCCGCTCAGAACGAAAACTTTGCCAGATTTCTCCACGAAAGTGGGTACGGAAAGAGATTCAAGTTTTTCACGTTCTCTCAGCTCTTTTTTGAGAACTCAAAAGTAGATGGAGACAAGATAGTTATATTTCCGGGAAGGGGGTGGTGGCACATATCTTCTCCTGTCGTTGACTTTGTAAGGTACATGTTTTCTTCCCTATCTGAAGATCCTGTGATAAGGGTTGGGAAGACAGAGTTTTTTGTCCAGTCGATCACCGTCGAGGAATCTCTTCCAGCCCTTTCGGAGTATAACTTCGTTATGATCTCTCCTCTTGTTGTCAGTGTTCCCGAAGAGAAAAATGGAAAACTGGTTCACAGGTACCTTCACCCGTGTGAAGAAGAGTTTTACGAGGCCTTCAAGAAAAACCTGTACAAGAAGTACCGCATCTTCTACGGAAAAGACCCAGAAGGCGATGTGGAAATCATACCAGATTGGAACTACATAAAATCCAGAGAACGCATAACAAAGAGAATCAAGTTGAAGGATGTCTTCGTCAGAGCAGTTGTTTTTCCATTCAGAATGAGGGGTGATAGGAAACTGGTAGAGATCGGTTATGAAACAGGCTTTGGTGAAAAGAACAGCATGGGATTTGGAATGGTGGCTTTGAAAGAGAATAAGCCCTGA
- a CDS encoding CRISPR-associated DxTHG motif protein, translated as MHEFVKLVTFLGVGNYRESLVKISPDFCVRQKVFPLAIVDYLHHLGKSVEVLFFLTEESRQSETWLECRNYLENKNVSYKFFSIPERVSSEVVMNSLVRTLVENLKEDENIILDITHSFRSFPLMAGVVALYLKEAKRIDVRVIYGKFDPETNTTECEDLTPLTRATEWIYAVRLFREYGYAKELAHLIRKRNEEIHRKNSSKKPRILNSLSSSLQNISFSLRIGSIKAIRKNLSNFFEFFDGKRNQIRSEVKEFVPEIAALLDVLEKSYRVFHIERGGLKLNEEELESERKLLNFYLQTGDLGMALRLAREYLINAYLMMSGEETNFLERDVRESVNLSKLGYDIILQARNHVARFGFNKVDLPSLNKIEKAIKSLVSSHPERILISSEKSYQSRKAALLTPLGTTKGALYTVLKHFSPDLLLIVTSKQGKEILPEILEKVKYKNDYKVILLEDPFTGVNEINRVISEAREYLADSDEIIVNLTGGTTLLTYLVECIKNHLRYGRKIKTVLAVDRRSYEEQIKNPFVVGEILELE; from the coding sequence GTGCATGAGTTTGTCAAACTTGTGACTTTCCTCGGTGTGGGAAATTATAGAGAAAGCCTGGTTAAGATTTCTCCAGATTTCTGTGTTCGACAAAAAGTTTTTCCTTTAGCGATAGTAGATTATTTACATCATCTGGGAAAATCAGTGGAGGTTCTATTTTTTCTGACGGAGGAATCAAGACAGAGTGAAACGTGGCTTGAATGTAGAAATTACCTGGAGAACAAAAATGTGTCTTACAAGTTTTTCAGCATACCAGAAAGGGTTTCCTCAGAGGTTGTGATGAATTCTCTTGTAAGGACACTCGTGGAAAATCTTAAGGAAGATGAGAACATTATACTGGACATTACGCATTCTTTCAGAAGTTTTCCCCTGATGGCAGGTGTGGTGGCACTGTATCTTAAGGAAGCCAAACGTATCGATGTTAGAGTAATCTACGGTAAATTTGACCCGGAAACAAACACAACCGAATGTGAAGACCTAACTCCTTTGACCAGGGCTACAGAGTGGATCTACGCAGTTCGCTTGTTCAGAGAGTATGGATATGCGAAAGAGCTGGCTCATCTGATAAGAAAAAGAAACGAAGAGATCCACAGAAAAAATAGTTCGAAAAAGCCGAGAATATTGAATTCTTTATCCAGTAGTTTGCAGAATATTTCTTTCTCTCTCAGAATAGGATCAATAAAAGCTATTAGAAAGAACCTATCAAATTTCTTTGAATTTTTTGATGGAAAAAGAAATCAGATAAGATCAGAAGTGAAAGAATTTGTTCCAGAAATTGCTGCCCTTTTGGATGTTCTGGAAAAAAGTTACAGGGTTTTTCACATCGAAAGAGGAGGTTTGAAACTGAATGAAGAGGAACTGGAATCTGAAAGAAAATTGTTGAATTTTTATCTTCAAACTGGTGATCTGGGAATGGCACTTCGCCTGGCAAGAGAATATTTGATAAACGCTTATCTGATGATGAGTGGAGAAGAAACGAATTTTCTCGAAAGAGATGTCAGAGAATCTGTTAACCTTTCAAAACTGGGTTACGATATCATTCTTCAGGCAAGAAATCATGTTGCTCGTTTTGGTTTCAACAAAGTTGACCTTCCTTCTTTGAACAAAATAGAGAAAGCCATCAAATCTCTCGTTTCATCACATCCGGAGAGAATCCTGATTTCTTCAGAAAAGTCCTATCAGAGTAGAAAAGCTGCCCTCCTCACGCCTCTTGGTACAACAAAAGGGGCTCTGTATACTGTCCTAAAGCATTTTTCACCTGATTTGCTTCTGATTGTGACATCAAAACAGGGGAAGGAAATCCTTCCTGAAATTCTGGAAAAAGTGAAATATAAGAATGATTACAAAGTGATACTCCTTGAGGACCCGTTTACAGGGGTGAATGAGATAAATCGAGTTATATCCGAAGCCAGAGAATACCTTGCAGACTCCGACGAGATAATAGTCAACCTAACTGGAGGAACCACACTTCTCACTTACCTAGTGGAGTGTATAAAAAATCATCTCAGATATGGAAGAAAGATAAAAACCGTTCTCGCTGTAGACAGAAGAAGCTATGAAGAGCAGATAAAAAATCCCTTTGTGGTAGGAGAAATTCTGGAACTTGAGTGA
- the cas10 gene encoding type III-A CRISPR-associated protein Cas10/Csm1 — protein sequence MNDRKELVVGALIHDVGKVVRRAGDSRAHQLAGYDFTNKVKKFAKFQKYIHYHHEKDLKEKNLEDEKVWYVCFADNLSSSERMTDGNVFDEYRRLENLLSKIPEKEQKKPTYFPIRSADKITEAVTEMEEEKESYASLYESFVEDAEKISLSPDDVNFLVYKYFSFIPQETRVEGDMDISLYDHLKVTAMLSLALYDYAKENHLDFKTYDEMKRYFEDPSVKPFLLVGGDVSGIQNFISSVSSKGALRSYRGRSFFIEILQEVVVDEILSRTGFYRTNVHYIGGGHFHLVLSNTEKVKETIEKIRKELNAWFRKRGLSLHLVTEYTEFSTKDVKDMGSIFESIAKKVNLRKLRMYTEEDLEELFPDDLSSIAEKGGFTCKVCGNRVEKLFALGDSEEEIACDFCRKMYELGRDLLKKDEEGNYTYIYLVEKDNGRFEIFNKRFDFSRKPGEDCVVWERTEDLVWGM from the coding sequence TTGAATGACAGGAAAGAGCTCGTCGTAGGTGCTCTCATTCACGATGTAGGAAAAGTTGTGAGAAGAGCAGGTGATAGCAGAGCACATCAACTGGCAGGGTACGATTTCACAAATAAGGTAAAAAAGTTTGCAAAGTTTCAAAAGTACATACACTACCATCATGAAAAGGATCTTAAAGAAAAAAATTTAGAAGATGAAAAGGTCTGGTACGTGTGCTTTGCAGACAACCTGTCCAGCAGCGAGAGAATGACTGATGGGAACGTCTTCGACGAGTATCGAAGGTTAGAGAACCTCCTCTCGAAGATTCCAGAAAAGGAACAAAAAAAGCCCACCTATTTTCCTATCAGATCCGCAGATAAAATAACAGAAGCCGTCACGGAAATGGAAGAAGAAAAGGAGAGTTACGCTTCTCTTTACGAATCGTTCGTTGAGGATGCAGAGAAGATTAGTCTCTCACCGGACGATGTGAACTTTCTTGTGTACAAGTATTTTTCCTTCATCCCACAGGAAACAAGAGTGGAAGGAGACATGGACATTTCTCTTTACGACCATCTGAAAGTCACCGCCATGCTTTCTCTGGCCCTGTACGATTACGCAAAAGAGAATCACCTTGACTTCAAAACTTACGATGAGATGAAAAGATACTTCGAAGATCCTTCCGTAAAACCCTTCCTTCTTGTTGGAGGAGACGTCTCTGGAATCCAGAACTTCATCTCCAGTGTCTCTTCGAAGGGAGCACTCAGATCCTACAGAGGAAGAAGTTTCTTCATAGAGATCCTCCAGGAAGTTGTGGTTGATGAGATTCTCAGCAGAACAGGCTTTTACAGAACAAATGTTCACTACATCGGAGGAGGACACTTCCACCTTGTTTTGTCCAACACGGAAAAGGTGAAAGAAACCATTGAAAAGATCAGAAAAGAACTGAACGCCTGGTTCAGGAAAAGAGGGCTTTCACTCCATCTTGTGACGGAATACACGGAGTTTTCAACAAAAGATGTCAAGGACATGGGAAGCATTTTCGAGAGCATAGCAAAGAAGGTGAACCTGAGAAAACTCAGAATGTACACAGAAGAAGACCTTGAGGAACTCTTCCCGGATGATCTCTCTTCGATCGCGGAAAAGGGAGGTTTCACGTGCAAAGTGTGCGGAAACAGAGTCGAAAAACTCTTTGCCCTCGGTGACAGCGAAGAAGAAATAGCCTGTGATTTCTGCAGGAAGATGTACGAACTTGGAAGAGACCTTCTTAAAAAGGATGAAGAAGGAAATTATACTTACATCTATCTCGTTGAAAAGGACAATGGAAGGTTTGAAATCTTCAACAAACGCTTTGATTTCTCAAGAAAACCAGGTGAAGACTGTGTGGTGTGGGAGAGAACAGAAGACTTGGTATGGGGGATGTAG